In Actinoplanes sp. NBC_00393, a single genomic region encodes these proteins:
- a CDS encoding ABC transporter substrate-binding protein: MRTLSRSVAVVAAATMFAATAACSPPEKETEAAAGSAATAASAADLGGMDALIAAAKKEGQLNVIALPPNWANYGEIIKTFGDKYGIKVNSAQPDGSSQDEINAANQLKGQDTAPDVFDLGGAVATANTAMFAPYKVATFDEIPAELKDANGAWVNDYGGYMSIGYDSAKVPAPTSVDDLLKPEYKGKVALNGDPTQAGAAFGGVQMVAVAKGGSAEDVKPGVDFFGELKKAGNFLPVDPNPATITSGQTPVVFDWDYLNTASATKVSTWKTFVPSNAVLGSYYVQAINKDAPHPAAARLWQEFLYSDEGQNLWLKGGARPVRADAMQKAGTIDATAFAALPKVDGTPVIPTEAQNTKAKGYLAANWTKAVG; this comes from the coding sequence GTGCGCACCCTTTCCCGCTCGGTCGCCGTGGTGGCGGCCGCGACCATGTTCGCCGCCACCGCGGCCTGCTCCCCGCCGGAGAAGGAGACGGAGGCCGCCGCGGGCAGCGCGGCCACCGCGGCGAGCGCCGCCGACCTGGGCGGCATGGACGCCCTGATCGCCGCGGCGAAGAAGGAGGGGCAGCTCAACGTGATCGCCCTGCCGCCGAACTGGGCGAACTACGGCGAGATCATCAAGACGTTCGGTGACAAGTACGGCATCAAGGTCAACTCGGCGCAGCCGGACGGCTCCAGCCAGGACGAGATCAACGCGGCCAACCAGCTCAAGGGGCAGGACACCGCCCCGGACGTGTTCGACCTCGGCGGCGCGGTGGCGACCGCCAACACGGCGATGTTCGCGCCGTACAAGGTGGCCACGTTCGACGAGATCCCGGCCGAGCTCAAGGACGCGAACGGCGCCTGGGTCAACGACTACGGCGGCTACATGTCGATCGGCTACGACAGCGCCAAGGTGCCCGCGCCGACCAGCGTGGACGACCTGCTGAAGCCGGAGTACAAGGGCAAGGTCGCGCTCAACGGCGACCCGACGCAGGCCGGCGCGGCGTTCGGCGGCGTGCAGATGGTCGCGGTGGCGAAGGGCGGCTCGGCGGAGGACGTCAAGCCCGGCGTCGACTTCTTCGGCGAGCTGAAGAAGGCCGGCAACTTCCTGCCGGTCGACCCGAACCCGGCGACCATCACGTCCGGCCAGACGCCGGTCGTCTTCGACTGGGACTACCTGAACACCGCGAGCGCCACCAAGGTCAGCACCTGGAAGACGTTCGTCCCGTCGAACGCGGTGCTCGGCTCGTACTACGTGCAGGCGATCAACAAGGACGCGCCGCACCCGGCCGCCGCGCGGCTCTGGCAGGAGTTCCTCTACTCCGACGAGGGCCAGAACCTGTGGCTCAAGGGTGGCGCCCGTCCGGTGCGCGCCGACGCCATGCAGAAGGCCGGCACGATCGACGCGACCGCGTTCGCCGCGCTGCCCAAGGTCGACGGCACTCCGGTGATCCCGACCGAGGCGCAGAACACCAAGGCGAAGGGGTACCTCGCCGCGAACTGGACCAAGGCCGTTGGCTGA
- a CDS encoding ABC transporter permease: MAEIATTAPQRVARRPRLRGASSLLGTVPFFAYVTIFLIIPTLVVVIGAFASDAGGFTLGNVRALGDEYVVAAFGRSITLSAASALIGAIFGALLAYALVTARTGGLLRRMVTAACGVLAQFGGVTLAFAFLATIGLSGFLTLWLTEHGFDPYANGVWLFELPGLTLVYTYFQIPLMVIVFLPALDGIRPQWREATESLGGTTWQYWTRVAGPLLAPAFLGSTLLLFANAFSAYATAAALVSQGSPIVPLQIRGALTSEVVLGQANLGKAMALGMVVVVAVVMTLYSLLQKRTARWLG, translated from the coding sequence TTGGCTGAGATCGCCACGACCGCTCCGCAGCGCGTGGCCCGGCGGCCACGCCTGCGGGGCGCCTCGTCACTGCTCGGCACGGTGCCGTTCTTCGCGTACGTGACGATCTTCCTGATCATCCCGACGCTGGTCGTGGTGATCGGGGCGTTCGCCTCCGACGCCGGCGGTTTCACCCTGGGCAACGTCCGCGCTCTGGGCGACGAGTACGTCGTCGCGGCCTTCGGCCGCAGCATCACCCTGTCGGCGGCGAGCGCGCTGATCGGCGCGATCTTCGGAGCACTGCTGGCGTACGCGCTGGTCACCGCCAGAACGGGCGGTCTGCTCCGGCGGATGGTCACCGCGGCGTGCGGGGTGCTCGCCCAGTTCGGCGGGGTCACCCTCGCCTTCGCGTTCCTGGCCACGATCGGCCTGTCCGGGTTCCTCACGCTCTGGCTGACCGAGCACGGCTTCGACCCGTACGCAAACGGGGTCTGGCTCTTCGAACTTCCGGGGTTGACCCTGGTCTACACGTACTTCCAGATCCCGCTCATGGTGATCGTGTTCCTGCCCGCGCTGGACGGCATCCGGCCACAGTGGCGGGAGGCGACCGAGAGCCTGGGCGGCACCACCTGGCAGTACTGGACCCGGGTGGCCGGGCCGCTGCTCGCCCCGGCGTTCCTCGGCTCCACGCTGCTGCTGTTCGCCAACGCGTTCTCCGCGTACGCCACCGCCGCCGCCCTGGTCAGCCAGGGCAGCCCGATCGTGCCGCTGCAGATCCGCGGCGCTCTGACCAGCGAGGTCGTCCTCGGCCAGGCGAACCTTGGCAAGGCCATGGCGCTCGGCATGGTGGTCGTCGTCGCGGTCGTGATGACCCTCTACTCCCTGCTGCAGAAAAGGACCGCCCGATGGCTGGGTTAG
- a CDS encoding ABC transporter permease — translation MAGLAVRRARRQRAFRWSVLLVLGTFFVVPLIAMVEFSTRDAETWPLLVNWPRLSETYPDLANGIVASLGQASLTSLLMLVLLVPTAIWVRLRLPRLRRLVEFLCLLPLTIPAIVLVVGLAPVYAWVNYFLGGSSLTLVFAYTVLVLPYAYRAIDAGLSAIDVQTLAEAARSLGASWTTVIWRVVLPNIRSAVLSAAFLTVALVLGEFTIASLLHRTNLQVAIDYLGKSSATMSVAVSLAALLLAFALLLVLSLFGKRESR, via the coding sequence ATGGCTGGGTTAGCCGTACGCCGGGCCCGCCGGCAACGGGCGTTCCGCTGGAGCGTGCTGCTCGTCCTCGGCACGTTCTTCGTTGTCCCGCTGATCGCGATGGTCGAGTTCAGCACCCGGGACGCCGAGACCTGGCCGCTGCTGGTGAACTGGCCACGGCTCAGCGAGACCTACCCCGATCTCGCCAACGGCATCGTCGCCTCACTCGGCCAGGCGTCGCTGACCTCGCTGCTCATGCTGGTGCTGCTGGTGCCCACGGCGATCTGGGTACGCCTGCGCCTGCCCCGCCTGCGCCGGCTGGTCGAGTTCCTCTGTCTGCTCCCGCTCACCATCCCGGCGATCGTGCTGGTGGTCGGGCTGGCGCCGGTGTACGCCTGGGTCAACTACTTCCTCGGCGGCTCGTCGTTGACGCTGGTCTTCGCGTACACCGTCCTGGTCCTGCCCTATGCCTACCGCGCGATCGACGCCGGCCTCTCCGCCATCGACGTGCAGACGCTGGCCGAGGCGGCCCGCAGTCTCGGCGCGAGCTGGACCACCGTGATCTGGCGCGTGGTGCTGCCGAACATCCGCTCGGCCGTGCTCTCCGCCGCATTCCTGACCGTGGCGCTGGTGCTCGGCGAGTTCACCATCGCGTCACTGCTGCACCGCACCAACCTGCAGGTCGCCATCGACTACCTGGGCAAGAGCAGCGCCACCATGTCGGTGGCCGTCTCGCTCGCCGCCCTGTTGCTGGCGTTCGCCCTGCTCCTAGTGCTTTCGCTGTTCGGAAAACGGGAGTCCCGATGA
- a CDS encoding ABC transporter ATP-binding protein, with translation MTGVGVHLDGLRRTFGQTHALDDLNLSIEPGELIALLGPSGCGKTTALRILAGLDDADAGRVVVGGKDVTRLPANRRDMGMVFQAYSLFPHLDAQRNVEFGLRLRGRRNASARAAEMLDLVGLAGFAGRFPHQLSGGQQQRVALARALAIEPQVLLLDEPLSALDAKVRVQLRDEIRRIQTEIGTTALFVTHDQEEALAVADRVGVMRAGKLEQLAPPAEVYLRPATAFVADFVGLSNRLPGTVDGDGIEVFGTRLPLVTPHAGGAATALVRPESVDVIPDADGDAQVLTSSFLGPTSRVTVTVGEHLVVAQVPSGRLPDLAPGTPVRVTLNPVAVALE, from the coding sequence ATGACTGGAGTAGGTGTTCACCTCGACGGGCTGCGCCGCACGTTCGGCCAGACGCACGCGCTCGACGACCTGAACCTGTCGATCGAGCCGGGCGAGCTGATCGCCCTGCTCGGGCCGTCCGGCTGCGGCAAGACGACCGCGCTGCGGATCCTCGCGGGTCTCGACGACGCCGACGCCGGGCGGGTGGTGGTCGGCGGCAAGGACGTCACGCGCCTGCCGGCGAACCGGCGCGACATGGGCATGGTCTTCCAGGCGTACAGTCTCTTCCCGCATCTGGATGCCCAGCGCAACGTCGAGTTCGGCCTGCGCCTGCGCGGCCGCCGCAACGCATCGGCGCGGGCCGCCGAGATGCTCGACCTGGTCGGTCTCGCCGGCTTCGCCGGGCGGTTCCCGCACCAGCTCTCCGGCGGCCAGCAACAGCGTGTCGCGCTGGCGCGCGCGCTCGCCATCGAGCCGCAGGTGCTGTTGCTGGACGAGCCGTTGTCGGCATTGGATGCCAAGGTACGCGTCCAGTTGCGCGACGAGATCCGCCGGATCCAGACCGAGATCGGTACGACCGCCCTGTTCGTGACGCATGACCAGGAGGAGGCCCTCGCCGTCGCCGACCGGGTCGGGGTGATGCGCGCCGGAAAGCTGGAGCAGCTGGCCCCGCCCGCCGAGGTCTACCTGCGGCCGGCGACCGCGTTTGTGGCCGATTTCGTCGGGCTCAGCAATCGGCTGCCCGGTACGGTCGACGGCGACGGGATCGAGGTTTTCGGCACCCGGCTGCCGTTGGTGACGCCCCACGCGGGCGGCGCCGCGACGGCGCTCGTACGCCCGGAATCGGTGGACGTCATCCCGGACGCTGACGGCGACGCACAGGTGCTGACCAGCAGTTTCCTCGGGCCGACGAGCCGGGTCACGGTCACTGTCGGCGAACACCTGGTGGTCGCGCAGGTCCCCAGTGGACGGTTGCCCGATCTGGCCCCGGGCACCCCGGTGCGGGTCACGCTGAATCCGGTGGCGGTGGCATTGGAGTAA
- a CDS encoding cellulase family glycosylhydrolase: MKRRAKTILAAALAVAATSFAAFVALPANAETATITVANSWSSGYQAQVTVNNESSTALNTWKVELVLPAGTTVGQAWNTTMSVSGSTYTFTPAGWNATIPGNSAANFGFIANGTGRPTSCLVNGKACTGTVTPPSSPAASSPAPSSPAPSPSASVTTPPPPTGSTPLAINGQLRVCGNFLCNQYGKPVQLRGMSSHGLQWFPNCYTGTALDAIAKDWNADLFRIAMYVQEGGYETNPSGFTSQVNNLVDLAEARGMYAMIDFHILNPGDPAYNLQRAKTFFAAVSQRNAAKKNVIYEIANEPNGVSWAGIKNYAEQVIPVIRANDPDAVIIVGTRAWSSLGVSEGSSSSEIISNPVNASNIMYAFHFYAGSHKDNYRAEVQRAAASLPLFVTEFGTGTADGGGSVDTASTTAWIDLLDRLKIGYANWSWADKAEGSAALRPGTCSGGSFAGTGVLTDSGTLLRSRIRTADNFPTA, translated from the coding sequence ATGAAACGCAGAGCGAAGACCATCCTAGCCGCGGCCCTCGCCGTGGCCGCCACCTCGTTCGCGGCTTTCGTCGCGCTGCCGGCCAACGCGGAGACCGCCACCATCACGGTGGCGAACTCGTGGAGCAGTGGCTACCAGGCACAGGTGACGGTCAACAACGAGTCGTCGACCGCGCTGAACACCTGGAAGGTCGAGCTGGTCCTGCCCGCCGGCACCACGGTCGGCCAGGCGTGGAACACGACGATGAGCGTGTCCGGGAGCACCTACACGTTCACGCCGGCCGGGTGGAACGCGACGATCCCCGGGAACTCGGCGGCCAACTTCGGCTTCATCGCCAACGGGACCGGCCGACCGACGAGCTGCCTGGTGAACGGCAAGGCCTGCACCGGAACGGTCACGCCGCCCTCGTCCCCGGCGGCTTCCTCTCCGGCGCCCTCGTCCCCGGCGCCCTCGCCGTCGGCCTCGGTCACCACGCCTCCGCCGCCGACCGGCTCCACCCCGCTGGCGATCAACGGGCAGTTGCGCGTCTGCGGCAACTTCCTGTGCAACCAGTACGGCAAGCCGGTCCAGCTGCGCGGCATGAGCTCGCACGGTCTGCAGTGGTTCCCGAACTGCTACACCGGCACGGCGCTGGACGCGATCGCGAAGGACTGGAACGCCGACCTGTTCCGGATCGCGATGTACGTCCAGGAGGGTGGCTACGAGACCAACCCGAGCGGCTTCACCTCGCAGGTCAACAACCTGGTCGACCTGGCCGAGGCCCGCGGGATGTACGCGATGATCGACTTCCACATCCTCAACCCGGGTGACCCGGCGTACAACCTGCAGCGGGCCAAGACCTTCTTCGCCGCGGTCTCGCAGCGCAACGCCGCCAAGAAGAACGTCATCTACGAGATCGCCAACGAGCCGAACGGCGTGAGCTGGGCCGGCATCAAGAACTACGCCGAGCAGGTCATCCCGGTGATCCGGGCGAACGACCCGGACGCCGTGATCATCGTCGGCACCCGCGCCTGGTCGTCGCTGGGCGTCTCGGAGGGCTCCAGCTCGTCGGAGATCATCAGCAACCCGGTCAACGCGTCGAACATCATGTACGCGTTCCACTTCTACGCCGGCTCACACAAGGACAACTACCGCGCCGAGGTGCAGCGGGCGGCGGCCTCGCTGCCGCTGTTCGTCACCGAGTTCGGCACGGGTACCGCGGACGGCGGCGGCTCGGTGGACACGGCCAGCACCACGGCCTGGATCGACCTGCTGGACCGGCTGAAGATCGGCTACGCCAACTGGTCGTGGGCCGACAAGGCCGAGGGCAGCGCGGCGCTGCGACCGGGCACCTGCTCCGGCGGCAGCTTCGCCGGGACCGGTGTGCTGACCGACTCGGGAACGCTGCTGCGCTCCCGGATCCGCACCGCGGACAACTTCCCCACCGCCTGA
- a CDS encoding ArsR/SmtB family transcription factor: MHAFDVLGDPVRRRILELLADGEQTSGAVTATIRAEFGITQPAVSQHLRVLRDNGFATVRPEGARRLYAVDDTALRQVDEWLAPFRRFWAPHLAAMATEVARGKRLRRLATTPTDSGAHDD; the protein is encoded by the coding sequence GTGCATGCGTTCGACGTCCTCGGCGATCCGGTCCGGCGCCGGATCCTCGAGCTGCTCGCCGACGGCGAGCAGACCTCCGGCGCCGTGACCGCCACCATCCGGGCCGAGTTCGGCATCACCCAGCCGGCCGTCTCCCAGCACCTGCGCGTGCTGCGCGACAACGGCTTCGCCACGGTCCGGCCGGAAGGCGCGCGGCGGCTCTACGCGGTCGACGACACCGCGCTGCGCCAGGTGGACGAGTGGCTGGCGCCGTTCCGGCGGTTCTGGGCGCCGCACCTCGCCGCGATGGCCACCGAGGTCGCCCGCGGCAAGCGCCTGCGGCGTCTCGCCACAACCCCGACCGACTCAGGAGCGCACGATGATTGA
- a CDS encoding SRPBCC family protein, with product MIDVKEQISEVRRELGTRVLEAGEARVVTISQAYDTDLDDLWDVVSDASRIARWFLPISGELREGGKYQLEGNAGGTITRCDRPHGYDATWEFGGGISWIEVRLIPEGPSRTRFSLSHIAHVDDHWEQYGPGAAGIGWDSGMLGLTLHLSDPAAPRDDDAIMAWMGSPDGALFMRLSGDAWAEADIAAGEDPETARRRAAATYAFYTGT from the coding sequence ATGATTGACGTCAAAGAACAGATCAGTGAGGTACGGCGAGAGCTCGGCACCCGCGTCCTCGAAGCTGGGGAGGCCCGGGTCGTCACGATCAGCCAGGCGTACGACACGGACCTCGACGACCTGTGGGACGTGGTCAGCGACGCCTCGCGGATCGCGCGCTGGTTCCTCCCGATCTCCGGCGAGCTGCGCGAGGGCGGGAAGTATCAGCTCGAGGGCAACGCCGGCGGGACGATCACCCGCTGCGACCGGCCGCACGGATACGACGCGACCTGGGAGTTCGGTGGCGGGATCAGCTGGATCGAGGTCCGGCTCATCCCGGAGGGACCTTCGCGCACCCGTTTCTCGTTGAGCCACATCGCGCATGTGGACGACCACTGGGAGCAGTACGGCCCGGGTGCGGCCGGCATCGGCTGGGACTCCGGCATGCTGGGCCTGACCCTGCATTTGAGCGACCCGGCGGCCCCGCGCGACGACGACGCGATCATGGCCTGGATGGGGTCGCCGGACGGTGCGCTCTTCATGCGCCTCAGCGGGGACGCTTGGGCCGAGGCCGACATCGCCGCCGGCGAGGACCCGGAGACGGCCCGCCGGCGGGCTGCCGCCACCTACGCCTTCTACACCGGCACCTGA
- a CDS encoding MmcQ/YjbR family DNA-binding protein has protein sequence MTGAELLSHCLAKPGAWQDEPWEGDVVAKVGSKIFAFVGTGERVGVKCGRNRDAADEWLARYPEDATASAYIGRYGWNSLRVGGAIPDDEILEAVDASYEAVVAALPKKERP, from the coding sequence ATGACCGGGGCTGAGCTGTTGAGTCACTGCCTTGCCAAGCCAGGCGCGTGGCAGGACGAGCCCTGGGAGGGCGACGTCGTGGCCAAGGTGGGCAGCAAGATCTTCGCCTTCGTCGGGACCGGCGAGCGAGTCGGCGTCAAGTGCGGCCGCAACCGGGATGCCGCCGACGAGTGGCTCGCCCGCTATCCGGAGGACGCGACGGCCAGCGCCTACATCGGACGCTACGGGTGGAACAGCCTGCGCGTCGGCGGCGCCATCCCGGACGACGAGATCCTCGAGGCGGTCGATGCCTCCTACGAGGCGGTGGTGGCCGCTCTGCCGAAGAAGGAACGGCCCTGA
- a CDS encoding Hsp20/alpha crystallin family protein has translation MLMRTDPFRDIDRLAETFFGTAGRPAVMHVDAERDGDWFHVYFDLPGVDPDSIDLTVERNVLSVRAERRRAQRDGVEQVISERPMGTFSRQLLLGDTLDTEKLEAAYENGVLTIRIPVSDRAKPRRINITAGSDERRQIAG, from the coding sequence ATGCTGATGCGTACCGATCCGTTCCGCGACATCGACCGTCTCGCCGAGACCTTCTTCGGCACCGCCGGCCGCCCCGCGGTCATGCACGTCGACGCCGAGCGCGATGGCGACTGGTTCCACGTCTACTTCGACCTGCCCGGCGTCGACCCCGACTCGATCGACCTGACCGTCGAGCGCAACGTGCTCTCCGTCCGCGCCGAACGCCGGCGCGCCCAGCGTGACGGCGTCGAGCAGGTGATCTCCGAGCGGCCGATGGGCACGTTCAGCCGGCAGCTGCTGCTCGGTGACACTCTCGACACCGAGAAGCTCGAGGCTGCGTACGAAAACGGGGTCCTGACCATCCGCATCCCGGTGTCGGACCGCGCCAAGCCGCGCCGCATCAACATCACAGCCGGCAGCGACGAGCGGCGGCAGATCGCCGGCTGA